Within Coregonus clupeaformis isolate EN_2021a chromosome 20, ASM2061545v1, whole genome shotgun sequence, the genomic segment aatgatgcctatgaccccaagaacaccatccccaccattaaacatggaggtggaaatattatgctaagggggtgtttttctgctaaggggacaggacaacttcaccgcatcaaagggacgatggacggggccatgtaaatcttccctcagccagggcattgaaaatgggtcgtggatgggtattccagcatgacaatgaaccaaaacacacggccaaggcaacaaaggagtggctcaagaagaagcacattaaggtcctggagtggcctagccagtctcctgaccttaatcccatagaaaatctgtggagggagctgaagcttcaagttgccaaacgtcagcctcgaaaccttaatgacttggagaagatctgcaaagaggagtgggacaaaatccctcctgagatgtgtgcaaacctggtggccaactacaagaaacgtctgtcctctgtgattgccaacaagggttttgccaccaagtactaagtcatgttttgcagaggggtcaaatacttatttccctcattaaaatgcaaatcaatttataacatttttgacatgcgtatttctggatttttgtgttgttattctgtctctcactgttcaaataaacctaccattacatttatagactgatcatgtctttgtcagtgggcaaacgtacaaaatcagcaggggatcaaatacttttttcccctcactgtacatttggCTTTCCCTGAAAAAGGTATAAAAAAAATGCTCCAAATGGcttttaattacattttgttctaataaaaatacattttaacaaGCGCCCAACATGTGTGAATCATAATGGAGTAATTGGTATTCAAGCCCACTCTTGACAGGCCAGCTTATCGGCGGACTTCAGAAGGCAGCGGACATGGGGTCGACCTGTCAGCAGTCAGTGTTAAAAGACCATCTGACGTGAAGCCTGCCATCTGTCTCATCTGGGCTGGCATGGTGTAGTGGGCATGGGACAGAGATGACACAATACTACTGGTTACTTCATAAGAGTGGGGGTGGGTGACTGGGCATGGGTGAAAGTAAACAGGTGATTTAGGGGGGAGTGAGCCAAGGAGTGGGTACACTATTTTTGGCATAGTGATGTTTGCTTAACAAGAGAGCGAGCGAGGACATTCCATTCTACTGTTATCATAGTAATGCTACAgcgagcagagagagatggagaattgCCAAAGTGGAAGCGATGAGACAAGGAAAGGCCGGAGGCTTGGATCGATGAGCAACAGAgggtgagtggtgtgagtgggagcctgcctgcctggctgacaGTCCTGATGCTCATAATCCTAATCATTTTCTCCCCCACTGGTAACTCGATTCAGGCACCGGTGGGACAGCCTGATAACGACCCCAGCATCCCCGGTGGTGTTTTGTGAGCCCGATGTccacagcagcagcaacaacaaacCTGCATGACAGTGGTGAGAATATCCACATAGTTGCTCTCTGTCTGGTATAACTCCTTGGAGACCTGCCATCTTGCCGACTGCTTCAGGACAGCAGGTGTAGAGCTCTTCGACGGCCGGGAGTGTTCTGGAAAAGAGCCAGAGAGTCAAGAAGTGAATCTTGATTGAGACAGTGGGGAAAAACGTTTTCTTCGACGATCCACAATCCAGAACTTTTTGACTTCCTGTATGTCTCAGTTGAGGAAATGGGTATCTTGTCTGACATGCAGAGTGAAGGCTACTCTGTGGAAGCTTTGGGCTTTTGTCTTAGCTAGTGAGAATCATTTGAGAATGCAACAAAAAAACGTATTTCATATCAATATCATCCTCAAATCAACTCTCCAGGCTTTAACTCTCAATGTACTATTCTTGCTGTTGCACCTCTTTGATCAGCAAGACAGCTGTAAAAAACCTTCTTATATAGTTTCTAATATCATGCAAAATCAGATTCCCCCACAGTGACAGTTCAACTGAGTGACAGTTAAACTGAGTGACCTGCGCTGAGACAGAGTGACTCCTGGGACGAGTCCATCCATGAAGCCTCCTCCGTCTCTGTGGCCTGGGCCATTCCCCCCCACTCTAGTGTCCCTGTCTCCAGCTGTGGGGTAGGGGTGCTAGTGCAGTGGAAGGTCCACTCTTGGTCTGCTCCCCtactcctcctcatcctcatcctcatctgcCTTCTGGTCTCAGCACAGACCCTCATATGCCTGCTGCGCTCTACACTGTCCTCTGAAAGACAAGGTGTTCAGTCTCattgggggttggggggggggggttcaaaCAGAATAGCAGAGCATGTTGCTTCTTCCTGCCTCCCTCTGCGACCAGCAGTGACTGTCTCCACAGTCTATGACAGGGCCCTGATTACAACTGACATGAGACACTAATTATGCTATAATCCCGGTCTCTTTTTGCCTGCATTAAATTTTAACAAGGACAGAGGGGCTTATTAACCACAGTTGATGGGCTAACACCCAGTGTTTCCAGCCCTGTGACATGACATGTGTGGCTGATTATGAGTGACTGTGGCTCCTCTCTCACCTGCCAGGGCCTTGCAGGTCTCTGGGGTGTTGGAGATGTCCAGCAGAGAACCAATGGACAGGGAGTGCTCGGCAGAAGGCCTCTTGCgggggggagggaagggggagatcTCTGTCTCCTTGGTGAGCTGGGCCAGAGTGTCCCTCAGACGCCTCCTCTTCCGGTTACTGTTGGGTGTGTTGAGGGACAGCAGGGACACAGCCTTCTTCATCACAGGACTGTCCATCTGAGAGCAGGAGAGTAGCAGTAGATGTATGGAGAAAATGAGTGTAAAATGGGAAAGGACTTCAGTTTGGTGGAAAGTAATCTTGTTTAACCGAGATCTAAAATCTTGCGTCATCTGGTCAGATGCTCGATTACGTTCTGGAGGGAGAAAATTGTGATACCGAGACTTGTCTTTACCTTCGTAAACAGAAACTCTGAGCCAAAGGAGTTCGGACATATAATGTGTGTATTTGAAAAATATGCATTCTTTCAGCTTTTCCTAGCTCACTTCACTCTCTCCAAAGGAAGAGACTCGTGAGGATGTGTGcaacacagctatatagaacctCAGCAGTGTCCATTCCACTGTATAGAGATTTGTACAGGGGCATTGGTAGGATAAATCAGATTGACTCAGACAGAACTTACCTTCTCATAGAAGTACATGGACTCCCCTGCTCTGGCATCCATCTGTATGCTCCCCCAGAACCACTTAAACAGCCAAAGAAACAGAGTATTGATACAAGGTTGGGAACACCAGTGTTGACTATCTCTGTTCAAATTACTTGTCTAGTCGAAAGGAAAATAAAATATTGATCCATCCAAGTCAGTATATCATTACAACTAAACACATTGAATAGAAATGCTTATTTGACATACTGCTTAGAAAAAAACAATGCTAATTTTCCAAGACTTGACAGTGCCAATGTATTAGAAAAATGCATTAATTTGAGGTGCATAAATGCCTGAATTTGAGGTAGTATGCTTCAGTCAGACACTGTTCATCTGGGATTTTTAAAAGTGTTTGTCTGCCTCCTGCCGGTTCAGTGATGTAAGCTGACATCTACTACACTGAAATGCTCACCTCCTGCTTAACAACATAAAGTCTCTTTGACGGTACGAATGGCAGCTCCTTGACAGAGTTTTCCTCCACCACCATGTGCGTGCACTTCTCATCTCCAACCTCCAGGTAGCTGCCCCCTTGGAGAAACACGTTAGGATTAAGGTTTTAGAAACTCCAAAAGGACTCCATAATATGAGGGAGGACAGAAATAAAGACTATTGAACAGGAATGTGTACATGCAGAGCAGCCTTGGTAAAGCCTAGACATAACATATCaaagaacaaaaaaataaatactgAAAAGTTCTAACAAATATGAATCAGCAAGATCTCAGGCCAATACCATGTTTGACTGTCCTTTCCTCCATGTTGGTCTTGTCTTCGTCTGAGAAACCCAGGAAGCTCAGCACACAGTCTTGAAAGGGGGGAACTTTGAACTCTGTGCGGAACTCTTCATCTCCAGCATGGAATTTTCTGTAAGAACAGGTGGTTGTCAGCCCCTATGCATGTACATTgcgtatacaaaacattaagaacacctgctttttccatgacagactgaccaggtgaatccatgtgaaagcgatgatcccttattaatgtgacttgttaaatccacatcaatcagtgtagatgaaggggaggagacaggttaaaaaaggggttttaagccttgagacaattgagacatggattgtgtgtgtgccattcagacggtgaacgggcaagacaaaacatgtaagtgcctttgaattggctatggtagtaggtgccaggcgcaccggtctgtgtcaagaactgcaacgctgctgggttttttacgctcaacagtttcccgtgtgtatcagtatgaaagatgtatgcactcactaactgtaagtcgctctggataagagcgtctgctaaatgacaaaaaatgtaaatgtatcaagaattgtccaccacgcaaaggacatccagccaacttgacacaactgtgagaagcattggagtcaacatgggccagcatccctgtggaacacttcaaCACATTGTAGAgcccatgccccgacgaattgagactgttctgagggaagagtgggtgcaactcaatattaggaaggtgttcctaatgttttgtatacaatAGTATAAGTTGATGTACAAACATGAATGTGAAGACCACAATCAGGTCAATAAGGACTGGGCATGCAGTTGGCTTTGGCCATTGTCTGGAGCATGAGGAGGTACTTACACATCATCTCTATGCTCCCAGGCCTTATGGATCCATGTTGGGGTGAGGATGGGCGTGCCCATACACACAGCAAGCTACAAGAGACAGGTACACGTCACATTAGGAGAATGATCTATTGTTTAGAAATGTGTATTGAGGTTATTTGCCCTCTGTAACATTAACAGCATGTAGGCTATATTTGCCAGGTACTGCAAGAGGACAAAAATATATTCTTCAAAGTTAAGGATGAAAAAAGGCATGTGTATTTAAACTGCTCTCATTCTTGTACTTCCAATGTAAAACAGCTCAGTTTGTCTGTTAAGAGAACAAGGCTACTTTTCCTGTTTAAAGTGCTGGAGCAAAACATGCCGAAACAAGTTAAGCTTTCAATTCAGAAAAGGATGGGGTATGGAGAAAAGCAAACAGAACTACAGAGAATCAATACAACTAAAAACGTCAGTCAGCAAGTGAAATGTCATGTGGTGAACAAAATAATCCAACGAGAGTTAAGAGCGACTCCTTGAGGAGAATCTATCGAAAACACGTCTTAAAAGAACCAATGAGGGAGTGTATTAGCACTCAGCGAGTTTTGATAGTTCCACTGCACAGTTTAAACTAAGTTTGAGGAAGTTCACTTAAAAATATGGAAGAAATGGTGGCACAAAATCACAACTAAATCATATGGATTAGGCTTATACATGAGCTCTTCCAGATGGGAGGAAAGGTTAGGGGTGTTTTACAAACCTTGTACTTCTCGCCATGAGTGGAGTATGCAATGAGATGGGTGACTTTAGTGCTGAAGTCCTTACGGATGGCGCCACCCATGTGATGCACCAGATTCACCAGGTGTTTCTACAGGGGATAAAGGAAAGTGACATTTGGCACCAACAAATATATCTTAGCATCAAAATACCAAACAAACCCAACATGTTGGTACTTGGTAGTGTTACAAATGACAAAATCAGCTTGAATGCATTACACTTACAACTGCCTCTTTGCTGCGGAAACCAGTGAAACACAGCGATAAGTTGAGCATGGTGGTAGAGTATAAAGGACGAGAGGAAAATGGCAGGGGCTGTgggaaacaaaaacaaacaatatGGTTCTCATAAATCTCTGATATTGGAAACTTTCCTCCACTGCTTTTATCAAGTTCTAATCTtttgggggtgctttactggtcaGTAGCAAAGCTGTATGTAAGGCCTATGCATTTATAAGTATGTGATGTTTGTGTTCTGTTGATACATCTCAAAGTTAACAGGCTCTGTAGATAAGGGGAGAGAGATCCTGAGATAATTACTAATTCTGAATATTATGGCCATATTTCATGCCTTTTGCGGCAGTGTCTGTCCTTGTTCAGTTTTTAGAATTGTGTTGTACTCCTCCATAGATCTACAGTAATCTTAGAGCGGTGACTGGTGAGATGTGCAGTGATCTGTGGCCAGTGGTGTGTCCATCTCCTGCAGTAATCGGACTGTGTTGAGCAGGTGCTCTGCTTAGACCCAGATAACAGTGATGCATTTCTCAGGGTTCCCGGGAACAATCAAAACCCTTCTATAAATCTATTTAACTTCAAAGCACAACTTTTTCTGCATTTTACTTCATCTTCCCGTAGCAGGCAGATGCTAAATTGTGCCATAACAGTCAAAACATCAGATCTTGAACCTGAGAAGAATGATCCATAGCCGAGCACTATCCCTGAGTGATTGAGGGAGTATATTTCAGGAGTGATTTGCTCCTGTCCTTACCTCCTCTCGTCCCGCACAGTGCAGAACAACCGGGGGGCCCACGATCCGGTTGTCATGTTTGTAAAGGTAGCTGTAGTCAGGTGAGGCAAAGTCTGTAAGCACGAACACAGTCTCAAACTctgtgttttctccatctccaaACTCTTTGACATTGTCTGTCTTTATGCAAGGCACGTTGATATCCTGTGGATTAAAAGTCACTGTTAATGAGAGCAGGGACACGCAAGCAGCACTTTGATATAAAAATGAGTAATTTTATAATAATGAGGGGTATATCATTTTGCAATATGAATGACTCATTTATAGCACATTTAGGTGAGTTTAGAGCAAACAGGAACATTGAAGTTCAGGTACTTGAAAGCCGTTCATTCATTTGCAGAGACACACAGACTAACGCACACCATGATGACATTCCTAAATGCCGTATGAAACAATTGAGTGCTCACTCAGATTAAGACGTTATTTAGTTTTTGATTAAATCACTAAATTCAGTCAAGAGCAGAAATTGAATCAAGAACACAAAAGGTCAAATATTGCTACCATAAATCAGAGGGACTAGAGTAATCAACAGTGTGAACGTGTTAGATCATTATGTTAGACATTTAGCTTGGACACCAGGTGTTAATAGAAATCTGTGAAATGTACCAGTAATTGTGACGATACTGCTGCAGTTACACACAAATCACCCTGTGATTGCCCATACAAAGAGACCCCTTGGTGCATTAAAGTATGCAACACACTCCCAGTCCGGACAAAGACATACCATATTGACTATAGATTTAATAAATTTCTCTCTGGCCTCAACGCCCGGTTCCCCTCCTTTAATCTTAACCACCGGGACTTCCATTATCCTGACGGCCTGTAAAATTAAGCATTAATGTCAAGCTGGCGACACCaaactgacaaattctctaaacaAGGGGCCTGTGTCCTTGCAACCCAGAAGGCAATGACTTCAAACAAATGTCAAATGCGATCTAGGGGGAAAGTTCTGATAAATTAAAAGTTAAAAGCAGCAGGAGGACTTTTCTTTGTCGATTCATTCTGATTAAACTGTTGGCGGATGTGACACTAATACAGATTGTCCCACAAAATAGATaatttaaaggggaagttcaattgttttttgtaaaaaatatatatatataaaattatcAATCTTTCTGTGCTTGTAGTTGATCCCCCAAactgttttttaaaatattttgttAAAGAGAAAATTGCTTGTCACATTTTGCAGAGTCATCACTTGCCATTGACTACAATGCAATTTGAAAATGTGTCTAAAGCATGTTATAAAACTCTGCAAAACACTAAACCAACTCATATTACATCAAAATCTCATTCTGGATAATGCCTgcacaatttaaaaaatatataaatgttaACCACTGTCCCATAAACCCATGTTTGAATGATGCtgtttacaacaacaaaaatatgcaAATATGGATTTACAGGACAGtggaaaatattttaaaaaatttaaTGCAGAGGCATCATCCAGAATGAGATTATGATCATACTTCAGATCTGACAAGTTTCTCAATTGTTCTCAAGGGTGAACCTGTTTTATTCCCGCAGTTAGGCTTGTGCCACTGCTTCACGTTCACAGATAAAGCACATTTGCCCACTCCCCTCCCCtgactcacacacagagagacacatgtCTCCTGTCCTGCCTTCACCATGAAAGCTTTGGCAGTAGTGTGTCTCTAAAGGCTAAGGACAGGACAGAGTCTGAAGTTTAACTGGAGAACCTGGGTGATATTCTTCTCATCTTGGCCAAAGCTAGATTGCTAAATATATAGGCTATATTAGTCCTACATTTATTTGTAATGACAGTGACTCAATGTACTCATTATCctgaaaacaaaataaaaatcacAAGAAACAAACCATAATGCAATGTTGTTTTCACAATGACAACCCATACAACTGGGCTCAGAACTATTAAGGCATGGTACCTGCAGTGCTTTGACAAGTGCTCCATTTTTGGCAGCTTCTCCCACAAGAACGACTCTGGTTTCGACACAATGCAGCATCTCTACAAGagaatacagaggaccaagggcTCAGTGAATCGCAAAGGTAATGTGAAAGCAATCATAGAAAGAAGTCCTTCCTGTTTTGAGTGAGCCTCAGGTAAAATGAAGTTAATATCCAATTGATTGAGAGAAGGGGAAACTATTGCCTTCCATGTCTTCAGAGTCCAAACTCAGGAATACATCCTTAGTAGTCTCAGCCATCCTGGAGTCATACACAGAGGAGTCCACCAGCAGACTCTGAGCCCTCCCGAAAGTAACTATGCTGCTGTCAGCCATGGCAGTGTGACAAGGGTGGTGGCACAATCCTGTCCAAACAATCAAAAGTTAGGGGAGTTAGAGCTTGAGGAGAGAGCGAGGTGTCAACTGCCAAACCACTTGGAATAAAAATGAtggaaataaatgttttattgaaGTCTGAACTAGGCCTGACTGTGTTGCTACAAAGCCAGCTAGTTTGGACGAGTGTTGTTGATCTGAGTGTTAACGTTAGATTCAAGACAGTAAGCTAGCCACATGATTACGATTGGTTTGTTTTATAAGATATAACGTTACGTATCTGAATATTGgtaactgttagctagctaacgttagctatgtgCACATTGGTGCAATGTCTAAGTTGGTTTGAGCAAGTAAGAAGTTGataaactaacgttagctaactagttatTCAAGATTCCTATCTCCAACTATTGTTCTAAATgtataactaacgttagctaactagttatCGTTATTCAGCCTGGGTATTACAAGCGTTTTTAGTAGCTACCTTtgccatacgtaaaaatgtatgcgcacatgactgtaagtcgctttggataactaaatggcatattatattatatttaacGTTAGACGGACTCTAGCTTGGGTCATAACATTGGGAGTCTGTGTAGTTAAGCTGTGTCCCAAAGTTAGACGTACTACGTCGATTTTTTGAACTGTTCCTATTGAAAAGCAATATCCCATGGCCATGTATAAATACAGTAACAGACGTCCCCATTTAGCAACAACTTGGATTAACgttctttagctagctagcaacaatgtGTGCATTAACGTACAGTGGAAAACCTTGCCAAAGGCTGAACGAAGCAGGCTGGCTAACGTTAACAGTAGTTATCAACATTACCCAACACAACGTGTTGCTAGCGACCTGC encodes:
- the LOC121533384 gene encoding protein ECT2 isoform X2 gives rise to the protein MADSSIVTFGRAQSLLVDSSVYDSRMAETTKDVFLSLDSEDMEEMLHCVETRVVLVGEAAKNGALVKALQDINVPCIKTDNVKEFGDGENTEFETVFVLTDFASPDYSYLYKHDNRIVGPPVVLHCAGREEPLPFSSRPLYSTTMLNLSLCFTGFRSKEAVKHLVNLVHHMGGAIRKDFSTKVTHLIAYSTHGEKYKLAVCMGTPILTPTWIHKAWEHRDDVKFHAGDEEFRTEFKVPPFQDCVLSFLGFSDEDKTNMEERTVKHGGSYLEVGDEKCTHMVVEENSVKELPFVPSKRLYVVKQEWFWGSIQMDARAGESMYFYEKMDSPVMKKAVSLLSLNTPNSNRKRRRLRDTLAQLTKETEISPFPPPRKRPSAEHSLSIGSLLDISNTPETCKALAEDSVERSRHMRVCAETRRQMRMRMRRSRGADQEWTFHCTSTPTPQLETGTLEWGGMAQATETEEASWMDSSQESLCLSAEHSRPSKSSTPAVLKQSARWQVSKELYQTESNYVDILTTVMQLFKLPLEKEDQVGGPILAQEEIKTIFGSIPDIYDVHTRIKADLEKLVMDWSEDKSVGDIILKYSKDLVKAYPPFVNFFEMSKETIVMCEKQKPRFHAFLKINQSKPECGRQTLVELLIRPVQRLPSVALLLNDIKKHTADDHPDKITLEKAIESLKEVMTHINEDKRKTEGQKQIFDVVYEVDGCPANLLSSHRSLVHRVETIALGDKPCDRGENVTLFLFNDCLEIARKRHKVISTFRSPLGQTRPAAQLKHITLMPLSQIRRVLDLQDTEDCHNAFALVVRLPTEQDNLLFSFQLTTEDTMKSTWLKMLCRQVANTICKADAEDLIQCTEPDSVQVSTKDMDSTLSKASRVIKKTSKKVTRAFSFTKTPKRVIQRAFMANSTPDDKSPGPSSENMSCVGSSATLSAMHSPSMVNLPSMFERKYHTFSRSTTHLF
- the LOC121533384 gene encoding protein ECT2 isoform X3: MADSSIVTFGRAQSLLVDSSVYDSRMAETTKDVFLSLDSEDMEEMLHCVETRVVLVGEAAKNGALVKALQAVRIMEVPVVKIKGGEPGVEAREKFIKSIVNMDINVPCIKTDNVKEFGDGENTEFETVFVLTDFASPDYSYLYKHDNRIVGPPVVLHCAGREEPLPFSSRPLYSTTMLNLSLCFTGFRSKEAVKHLVNLVHHMGGAIRKDFSTKVTHLIAYSTHGEKYKLAVCMGTPILTPTWIHKAWEHRDDVKFHAGDEEFRTEFKVPPFQDCVLSFLGFSDEDKTNMEERTVKHGGSYLEVGDEKCTHMVVEENSVKELPFVPSKRLYVVKQEWFWGSIQMDARAGESMYFYEKMDSPVMKKAVSLLSLNTPNSNRKRRRLRDTLAQLTKETEISPFPPPRKRPSAEHSLSIGSLLDISNTPETCKALAEHSRPSKSSTPAVLKQSARWQVSKELYQTESNYVDILTTVMQLFKLPLEKEDQVGGPILAQEEIKTIFGSIPDIYDVHTRIKADLEKLVMDWSEDKSVGDIILKYSKDLVKAYPPFVNFFEMSKETIVMCEKQKPRFHAFLKINQSKPECGRQTLVELLIRPVQRLPSVALLLNDIKKHTADDHPDKITLEKAIESLKEVMTHINEDKRKTEGQKQIFDVVYEVDGCPANLLSSHRSLVHRVETIALGDKPCDRGENVTLFLFNDCLEIARKRHKVISTFRSPLGQTRPAAQLKHITLMPLSQIRRVLDLQDTEDCHNAFALVVRLPTEQDNLLFSFQLTTEDTMKSTWLKMLCRQVANTICKADAEDLIQCTEPDSVQVSTKDMDSTLSKASRVIKKTSKKVTRAFSFTKTPKRVIQRAFMANSTPDDKSPGPSSENMSCVGSSATLSAMHSPSMVNLPSMFERKYHTFSRSTTHLF
- the LOC121533384 gene encoding protein ECT2 isoform X4, which translates into the protein MADSSIVTFGRAQSLLVDSSVYDSRMAETTKDVFLSLDSEDMEEMLHCVETRVVLVGEAAKNGALVKALQDINVPCIKTDNVKEFGDGENTEFETVFVLTDFASPDYSYLYKHDNRIVGPPVVLHCAGREEPLPFSSRPLYSTTMLNLSLCFTGFRSKEAVKHLVNLVHHMGGAIRKDFSTKVTHLIAYSTHGEKYKLAVCMGTPILTPTWIHKAWEHRDDVKFHAGDEEFRTEFKVPPFQDCVLSFLGFSDEDKTNMEERTVKHGGSYLEVGDEKCTHMVVEENSVKELPFVPSKRLYVVKQEWFWGSIQMDARAGESMYFYEKMDSPVMKKAVSLLSLNTPNSNRKRRRLRDTLAQLTKETEISPFPPPRKRPSAEHSLSIGSLLDISNTPETCKALAEHSRPSKSSTPAVLKQSARWQVSKELYQTESNYVDILTTVMQLFKLPLEKEDQVGGPILAQEEIKTIFGSIPDIYDVHTRIKADLEKLVMDWSEDKSVGDIILKYSKDLVKAYPPFVNFFEMSKETIVMCEKQKPRFHAFLKINQSKPECGRQTLVELLIRPVQRLPSVALLLNDIKKHTADDHPDKITLEKAIESLKEVMTHINEDKRKTEGQKQIFDVVYEVDGCPANLLSSHRSLVHRVETIALGDKPCDRGENVTLFLFNDCLEIARKRHKVISTFRSPLGQTRPAAQLKHITLMPLSQIRRVLDLQDTEDCHNAFALVVRLPTEQDNLLFSFQLTTEDTMKSTWLKMLCRQVANTICKADAEDLIQCTEPDSVQVSTKDMDSTLSKASRVIKKTSKKVTRAFSFTKTPKRVIQRAFMANSTPDDKSPGPSSENMSCVGSSATLSAMHSPSMVNLPSMFERKYHTFSRSTTHLF
- the LOC121533384 gene encoding protein ECT2 isoform X1, which codes for MADSSIVTFGRAQSLLVDSSVYDSRMAETTKDVFLSLDSEDMEEMLHCVETRVVLVGEAAKNGALVKALQAVRIMEVPVVKIKGGEPGVEAREKFIKSIVNMDINVPCIKTDNVKEFGDGENTEFETVFVLTDFASPDYSYLYKHDNRIVGPPVVLHCAGREEPLPFSSRPLYSTTMLNLSLCFTGFRSKEAVKHLVNLVHHMGGAIRKDFSTKVTHLIAYSTHGEKYKLAVCMGTPILTPTWIHKAWEHRDDVKFHAGDEEFRTEFKVPPFQDCVLSFLGFSDEDKTNMEERTVKHGGSYLEVGDEKCTHMVVEENSVKELPFVPSKRLYVVKQEWFWGSIQMDARAGESMYFYEKMDSPVMKKAVSLLSLNTPNSNRKRRRLRDTLAQLTKETEISPFPPPRKRPSAEHSLSIGSLLDISNTPETCKALAEDSVERSRHMRVCAETRRQMRMRMRRSRGADQEWTFHCTSTPTPQLETGTLEWGGMAQATETEEASWMDSSQESLCLSAEHSRPSKSSTPAVLKQSARWQVSKELYQTESNYVDILTTVMQLFKLPLEKEDQVGGPILAQEEIKTIFGSIPDIYDVHTRIKADLEKLVMDWSEDKSVGDIILKYSKDLVKAYPPFVNFFEMSKETIVMCEKQKPRFHAFLKINQSKPECGRQTLVELLIRPVQRLPSVALLLNDIKKHTADDHPDKITLEKAIESLKEVMTHINEDKRKTEGQKQIFDVVYEVDGCPANLLSSHRSLVHRVETIALGDKPCDRGENVTLFLFNDCLEIARKRHKVISTFRSPLGQTRPAAQLKHITLMPLSQIRRVLDLQDTEDCHNAFALVVRLPTEQDNLLFSFQLTTEDTMKSTWLKMLCRQVANTICKADAEDLIQCTEPDSVQVSTKDMDSTLSKASRVIKKTSKKVTRAFSFTKTPKRVIQRAFMANSTPDDKSPGPSSENMSCVGSSATLSAMHSPSMVNLPSMFERKYHTFSRSTTHLF